AGGATACCTTGGTTTTCTGACCTCTATCAGTCCCTGTCCTCTGGCAACAAATATTGTGGCTATTTCCTATATATCCAAGAAAATAACTCATCCCGGACTTGTCCTGTTGAATGGGCTTATTTATTCTTTAGGTAGAACCCTTGCCTATATCATACTCAGTTTTATACTTGTGAAGAGTTTATTGGATATGCCGTTTCTCTCTCATTTTTTGCAAAAATATATGAATAAAATTATTGGACCCCTTCTTATTATTGTGGGAATGTTTTTGCTTGACCTTATAAAGATTAATTTGAATATATCGTTTAAGACAGACAAGTTCAACAAGAAAATTGAAGAATGGGGATTGATAGGTGCTTTTCTGCTCGGATTTCTATTTGCTTTATCTTTTTGTCCAACATCCGCAGCATTGTTTTTTGGGGGATTAATACCATTAGCCACTAAAACAAATTCTGTTTTTAGTGTTCCCTTTTTCTATGGGGTTAGCACGGGCATTCCCGTTATTATCTTTTCTTTCTTAATTTCATTTGGAACATCGAAGGTTAGTAAAGTATACAATTTTTTATCATCAGCGGAGGTTTGGGCGAGAAGGATTACAGGGATAGTTTTTATCC
This DNA window, taken from Candidatus Hydrogenedens sp., encodes the following:
- a CDS encoding aromatic aminobenezylarsenical efflux permease ArsG family transporter; the protein is MQFLMGLFSAGYLGFLTSISPCPLATNIVAISYISKKITHPGLVLLNGLIYSLGRTLAYIILSFILVKSLLDMPFLSHFLQKYMNKIIGPLLIIVGMFLLDLIKINLNISFKTDKFNKKIEEWGLIGAFLLGFLFALSFCPTSAALFFGGLIPLATKTNSVFSVPFFYGVSTGIPVIIFSFLISFGTSKVSKVYNFLSSAEVWARRITGIVFILVGVYFTLINVFKISFF